The following are encoded in a window of SAR324 cluster bacterium genomic DNA:
- a CDS encoding HD domain-containing protein: MGHTPAPLDILTPQGYLSEIQDSPNLDVLMNLFKIPRAFTVSGFGNWNVGQHSFCTAFLALYWSRFRGYDEEKRNELIVLAITHDLHESATGDILPGLKNKELRLRLDQIQETFLIGLGVHENQALKTDLKILDIVAFMYEIQQAQTLNVSQKSRLDAFLIKQWEWLTDYCEENKIAGIDDFLKQLRIFHQESNAEENT; the protein is encoded by the coding sequence ATGGGCCATACTCCTGCACCCTTAGATATACTGACACCCCAGGGATATTTATCTGAAATCCAGGATTCTCCCAATCTTGATGTCCTTATGAATTTATTTAAAATTCCAAGAGCGTTTACGGTTTCCGGATTTGGAAACTGGAACGTTGGGCAGCATAGTTTCTGCACTGCGTTTCTGGCACTGTACTGGAGCAGATTTCGGGGTTATGACGAGGAAAAAAGGAATGAATTGATTGTGTTAGCCATAACACACGATCTTCATGAATCCGCAACCGGAGATATTCTTCCCGGACTCAAAAACAAGGAACTGAGGCTCAGACTTGATCAGATACAGGAAACTTTTTTAATAGGACTTGGCGTTCACGAAAATCAGGCCTTGAAAACAGACCTCAAAATTCTGGATATCGTAGCATTCATGTATGAGATTCAGCAGGCACAAACACTGAATGTATCTCAAAAATCACGGTTAGATGCTTTTTTGATAAAACAATGGGAATGGCTGACGGATTATTGTGAGGAAAACAAAATTGCCGGCATTGATGATTTTTTAAAACAACTCAGAATATTTCATCAGGAAAGCAATGCGGAAGAAAACACATAA